A region of the Methanofastidiosum sp. genome:
TTTATGCTGAGTGACATGGAAGGCGATTTAGACCAGATTACATTATTTTCTCTAATAAATCCTCCCTTTACGTCTAATAAACCCTCTCCTAGAGTTATTGATCTGTAGCCTATTGAAACTGAAATTATAATAATTGCTAAGATTAAAAAAATTAGTATTTTCTTCACGATACTATTTGCGATTACATATATTAATAGTTTTCCTATGCCATTACTCTATAATTATAAATTTAATGGCCTAAGATTTACAAAAATGGATTTATACGATAGGGTTATATTGCTGAATTTGTATTAAGTTGGATAAGTACATCAGTCATACTTTGAAAGTCTTCTCCTCTTAGCTTCAAAACTTTCGTTGCATGAAGTCATCACATGGTCTTTGTAATAAGTTCTAAGTTTATCTAAATCTTTTTTCTTTTCTTCAATCTGTTCCTTTATAGACGGGTCCTGTTTTGAAAGATATTCATTTTTTAACTCGATAAGTTCCTTTTCAGCATCTTTTATTTTTTGTAAAGTATCCGATACAATATGGTCTGATTTCATTTTATCACTTATCTGCTTATTTTATTTAAAAAATATTAAAATAAGATAAAATAAGAAATTTATATATTTTTGGGAGAAATTTAAGGGTTCAATGTGTCAGATTATCTATTATATTTCATCCATGCGTTAGCTAGTTTCATCCCAGTCTTCAATATATCATCTAGATTATCATTTGATGCTTTAGTCTTTGAACTTGTTCCTGTTGCACCCAACAGCTGGCTTAGAATGTCGTTGGATTGGCTAGATCTAGAACTTCTAGTCGATGTTTGCAATCCTGAATTCAATAGTAGATCTAGGATGTCATTTGATTGAGTATTTTTTGAACTTGTTCCAACACCCAACAGCTGGCTTAGAAGGTCATTAGATTGGCTAGATCTAGAACTTGTACCTGTCGCTGCCCCCATTAGCATACTTAGAAGATCATCCGATTGAGTATTTTTTGAACCTTGAGTAGACATTTGTAAACCTGCACTTATTAGCTCACTTAGTATATTTTCTTTTGTTACATTTGATGCCCCAAACTTCTGAATAGCCATCTGCACACCTATTTTTATTAGTTGAGCTAAGATTGCTTCTTTTAACGTTTTGGATTGGACTACTTCTTGAGTTTGTGCTGAAGAAATAGCATTAGATGCAATATTTTTTATAATAGCTTCAATGCCAGCTTCGTTCATTATGCCAGCATCGTCTGCTGCGGCCATAATAGAAGATAGAAGTTTTTCTCCATCAAATTCCTCTTTTTTTCCATTGCTTCTAATAACGTATGTCATACACATATGGTAGGAATTCAATACATTTAAACTTAATGGATATATTTCTAATCACTATTTCTTAAAAAAAAATATATTTAATAGATAATACATATATATTTTAGTATTTCTAGAAATATTTACTGCTTTGCTCTATCAAACTCTCTCCATGTGTCAGATATTCTCTTTTCAACTCTGTCTAAGTCTGCCAGAATCATGTCTTTCAATGTTTTTGTTTCTACTTCCTTTTTACCTCTTGAAAAGGCTATGACTGTAGCAGAAACATTTTCGATTACATCGTCTACCCATCTTCTGTTCATTAAGCCTGCTTCTCTTGCCGCAGAAACAATCGAATCCTTTAATTTCTCTTGATCAAATCTTTCTCTTCTTCCATCTTTTTTAATAACATTTGTCATACATCCATAATTAAATACTTTAAATTATTTAAATTTTACGATGTGTTAACCTCTAACAAATGAACAAAAGTAATAAATTGATTTAGGAATATTTAAATAGAATAGTTGATACATAAATTATCAAATAAGAGTGGTTAAATGAAAAGAGAAGTATGGAACAGCAAGATAGGTTTTTGGCTTGCGGCCACAGGTTCTGCAATGGGGTTGGGTAATATATGGCGTTTTCCATATATCACTGGGGAAAATGGGGGTGCGGCTTTTGTTTTAATCTATCTAGTCATCGTTTTCACTATAGGTGTTTCAGTGATGTTAGCTGAATTTGCAATTGGCAGATCTTCAAAGCTCAATCCTGTAGGGGCATTTATGAAATTAAAAGGAGGGACTTGGCCAATTGCAGGTTGGATGGGCGTATCTGCAGGATTCATTATTCTTTCTTATTACTCAGTAATCGCTGGATGGACTATAAAATACTTCATAAGCTCATTTACAGGTTTGATATCTCCAAGCATAGATACTACAAATTATTTTCAAGAATTTATTGCAAATGGCCCCCAAGTTGTTTTATTTCAAGCAATTTTTATGATAATTACAATATATGTTGTTTACTTGGGAGTTGAAAAAGGAATTGAAACCTGGTCTAAAATTCTAATGCCCACACTTGTTTTAATCATATTATTGTTAGTAATTAGGGGAATTACATTGCCAGGGGCAGCTGCAGGGATTAACTTTTATTTAAATCCTGATTTCTCAGAGATATCTGGGAAAACTGTATTGGCAGCTCTTGGTCAAGCCTTCTTTTCTCTTTCTCTCGGTATGGGGGCAATGATAACTTATGGGAGCTATATACCACAAAAAGTGTCTTTACCAAAGTCTGCATTTGCTGTTACATTCCTCGACATGTTAATTGCATTTCTAGCTGGATTTGTGATATTCCCTACTGTATTTACTTTTGGAATAGAGCCCGGGGCTGGTACAGGACTCATTTTCATAACATTACCTTCAGTATTCGGATTGATTCCAATAGGTCAAATTTGGTCTGGCTTATTTTTCTTATTATTATTTATTGCAGCTCTAACTTCAGCAATAGGGTTACTTGAAGTTGTTGTGGCTTATTTTATAGACGAAAGAAATTGGTCAAGAAGAAACGCATCTTTAATATTAGGTCTTGCGATATTTGTTTTAGGGATTCCTTCTGCCCTTTCAAACGGTGCAGTTCCTCTTAATATATTTGGAATGGGATTCTTGGACGCAATGGATTTTTTAGCATCTAGTATACTTTTACCTCTTGGAGGGATATTTGTTACTTTATTTGTAGGTTGGGTAATAAAAGAAACAGCAATAAAAGAAATAAATTTAGAAGGTCAATTCAGATTGGAAAAAATCTGGATTTGGATATGTAGGATTATCGCACCCATATCCATTCTTTTAATATTCTTGGCTGGATTAGGCCTATTCTGATTATATTCATTGATTTTATATATTTTTGTGATTTTTTGTTTATTATTTTTTTTTATTAAGATATTTATAATATATACTGCGATTTTTTCAACATTAATAAAAATACTTATAAATTCTTTTTTTATTATTTACTGCAAGGAGGGTTATAATGGAAAAAATAAAGTTGAAACATAAATTATCTATAATAACGAGTTCTAAAAAAAGAAGTATGGCAATATCTTTAGTGGGCATTGCATTGATATTTGCATTATTTGCTTCCCCCTTATTTGCCGTACTGCCTCCCCAATATCTTTATGGGAGTATCACAGTAAATTCAAATCCAAGTGGCGCCAGTATATCTTTAGTAACTCCTGATGGAATGTATGTAGGATCAACTCAAACAACACCTTATACTTTTACAAACATAACTCCTGGCTGGTCTACAATATCTCTCTCTTTAGGGGGATACCAAAATTGGACAACTCAGGTATATGTAAATGCTGGAGAAAACGAATATGTTTATGGAAGCCTGACACCCACATATAATCCGAATGCCACAGGATCTATAACTGTGACTTCGCAGCCTGCCGGCGCCATAGTTCAATTAATTACTCCTGCTGGGCTATTTGTTGGCCCATCTATAAAAACACCCTATACTTTTACAAACATACCTGTAGGCATAAGTTCAGTGACAATTTCAATGAACGGTTACCATGATTGGTCTTCTAATCTTAAAGTTCAAGCAGGTCAAAATACAAATATAAATGCAGTATTGACCCCAATTGAAAGTAAAGGTTCAATATACATCACTTCTTCGCCTACAGGGGCTACAATTGGCGTTGATGGACAGTGGTGGGGCACATATAGAACAACGCCCAATACAGTCATGGATCTAACACCTGGCCATCATGTCGTACAGCTTTCAATGGAAGGATATCAGATGTGGTCCACAACTGTGGATGTAAGCGCTGGAGGAACAATATATGTTCAGGCTACTTTACTGCCAGAAGATATGCACGGTGCCCTTAGTATCACTTCGGATCCTTTAGGTGCAACAGTATCTATAGAAACACCACATGGGATGTATATTGGAGAAGTAATTAGAACCCCATACCTTTTAGATAGAATAGATATT
Encoded here:
- a CDS encoding ATP cone domain-containing protein, coding for MTYVIRSNGKKEEFDGEKLLSSIMAAADDAGIMNEAGIEAIIKNIASNAISSAQTQEVVQSKTLKEAILAQLIKIGVQMAIQKFGASNVTKENILSELISAGLQMSTQGSKNTQSDDLLSMLMGAATGTSSRSSQSNDLLSQLLGVGTSSKNTQSNDILDLLLNSGLQTSTRSSRSSQSNDILSQLLGATGTSSKTKASNDNLDDILKTGMKLANAWMKYNR
- a CDS encoding ATP cone domain-containing protein, coding for MTNVIKKDGRRERFDQEKLKDSIVSAAREAGLMNRRWVDDVIENVSATVIAFSRGKKEVETKTLKDMILADLDRVEKRISDTWREFDRAKQ
- a CDS encoding sodium-dependent transporter, translated to MKREVWNSKIGFWLAATGSAMGLGNIWRFPYITGENGGAAFVLIYLVIVFTIGVSVMLAEFAIGRSSKLNPVGAFMKLKGGTWPIAGWMGVSAGFIILSYYSVIAGWTIKYFISSFTGLISPSIDTTNYFQEFIANGPQVVLFQAIFMIITIYVVYLGVEKGIETWSKILMPTLVLIILLLVIRGITLPGAAAGINFYLNPDFSEISGKTVLAALGQAFFSLSLGMGAMITYGSYIPQKVSLPKSAFAVTFLDMLIAFLAGFVIFPTVFTFGIEPGAGTGLIFITLPSVFGLIPIGQIWSGLFFLLLFIAALTSAIGLLEVVVAYFIDERNWSRRNASLILGLAIFVLGIPSALSNGAVPLNIFGMGFLDAMDFLASSILLPLGGIFVTLFVGWVIKETAIKEINLEGQFRLEKIWIWICRIIAPISILLIFLAGLGLF
- a CDS encoding PEGA domain-containing protein, with product MEKIKLKHKLSIITSSKKRSMAISLVGIALIFALFASPLFAVLPPQYLYGSITVNSNPSGASISLVTPDGMYVGSTQTTPYTFTNITPGWSTISLSLGGYQNWTTQVYVNAGENEYVYGSLTPTYNPNATGSITVTSQPAGAIVQLITPAGLFVGPSIKTPYTFTNIPVGISSVTISMNGYHDWSSNLKVQAGQNTNINAVLTPIESKGSIYITSSPTGATIGVDGQWWGTYRTTPNTVMDLTPGHHVVQLSMEGYQMWSTTVDVSAGGTIYVQATLLPEDMHGALSITSDPLGATVSIETPHGMYIGEVIRTPYLLDRIDIGYSTITFYKEGYEPLTKRVYVKADGVTYVDAELKPILFK